One Felis catus isolate Fca126 chromosome D1, F.catus_Fca126_mat1.0, whole genome shotgun sequence DNA segment encodes these proteins:
- the LOC101091397 gene encoding olfactory receptor 51S1, whose amino-acid sequence MSTFPNQAAPNNTSMAPTFLLVGMPGLSAAPSWWTIPLITMYLLSALGNGTILWIIALDSTLHRPMYFFLFLLSVSDVGLATALMPTLLGLAFAGVHAVPASACLLQMFFVHIFSVMESSVLLAMALDRALAICRPLHYPTLLTNDVISKICLAIAFRCLGLHLPLPFLLAHMPYCLPQVLTHSYCLHPDIAHLACPGAWGAIYSLFVVLSVMGLDPLLIFFSYGLIGRVLQGLGSSEDRWKAGQTCAAHLSAVLLFYMPMILLALIDHLRVPIPQPAHTLLSYVHFLFPPLINPILYSVKMKEIRERIVKRLQPRKVGCAQ is encoded by the coding sequence ATGTCAACATTCCCCAATCAGGCAGCCCCCAATAACACTTCAATGGCCCCCACCTTCTTGTTGGTGGGCATGCCGGGTCTGTCAGCTGCACCCTCCTGGTGGACAATACCACTCATCACAATGtaccttctctctgccctgggcAATGGTACTATTCTCTGGATCATTGCCTTGGATTCCACCCTGCACCGTCCAATgtacttcttcctcttcttgcttAGCGTGTCTGATGTTGGCTTGGCCACAGCCCTGATGCCCACCCTGCTGGGTCTTGCCTTTGCTGGCGTTCATGCTGTCCCTGCTTCGGCTTGCCTCCTACAGATGTTCTTTGTCCACATCTTTTCTGTCATGGAGTCCTCTGTGTTGCTCGCCATGGCCTTAGATCGAGCACTAGCCATCTGCCGCCCTCTCCACTACCCAACGCTCCTCACCAATGATGTCATTAGCAAGATTTGCCTGGCTATTGCTTTCCGATGCCTGGGTCTCCATCTGCCCCTGCCATTCCTCCTGGCCCACATGCCCTACTGCCTCCCACAGGTCCTGACCCATTCTTACTGCTTGCACCCAGATATAGCCCATTTGGCCTGCCCTGGAGCTTGGGGTGCAATCTATAGCCTCTTTGTGGTTCTGTCAGTTATGGGATTAGAccctctgcttatttttttctcctatggcTTAATTGGCAGAGTCTTGCAAGGTTTGGGATCCAGTGAGGATCGCTGGAAGGCTGGCCAAACCTGTGCTGCCCACCTCTCTGCTGTGCTCCTCTTCTACATGCCCATGATCCTTCTTGCCCTCATTGACCATCTTAGAGTGCCAATACCTCAGCCTGCCCATACTCTTCTCTCCTATGTCCACTTCCTGTTTCCTCCATTGATAAATCCTATTCTCTACAGTGTCAAGATGAAGGAGATTAGAGAGAGAATAGTCAAGAGACTACAGCCCAGGAAGGTGGGTTGTGCTCAATGA
- the LOC101091143 gene encoding olfactory receptor 51A7-like gives MKDLFVMFSLNTSEVEISTFLLVGIPGFESVHIWISIPICFMYLLAILGNCTPLFVIRTESSLHEPMYYFLSMLALSDLGLSFSSLPSMLRIFLFNAMEISADACIAQEFFIHGFTGMESSMLLIISFDCFPAICNPLRYNSILTSSRILHRGLIFDIKSILLVLPLPFTLNRLRYCNKHLLSHSYCLHQDVMKLACSDNRVNFYYGLFVALCMMSDSVFIAVSYVFNLKTVLGIASHGEQLKALNTCVSHICAVLIFFVPIITLATIHHFAKHKSPLAMILIADAFLLVPSLMNPIVYCVKSWQIRVKVLEKLSLKSK, from the coding sequence ATGAAAGACCTATTTGTGATGTTTTCTCTTAATACCTCGGAAGTTGAAATCTCCACCTTCCTGTTGGTTGGGATCCCAGGGTTTGAGAGTGTACACATTTGGATCTCCATCCCCATCTGCTTTATGTACCTCCTGGCCATCCTGGGCAACTGCACCCCCCTGTTTGTCATCAGGACAGAGTCTTCCCTGCATGAGCCTATGTACTATTTCCTCTCCATGCTGGCCCTATCTGACCTGggcttgtctttctcttctcttccctctatGCTGAGGATCTTCTTGTTCAATGCCATGGAGATTTCTGCTGATGCATGTATTGCCCAGGAATTTTTCATCCATGGATTCACAGGCATGGAATCCTCAATGCTCTTGATCATATCCTTTGATTGCTTTCCAGCCATTTGCAACCCTCTGAGGTATAATTCCATTCTTACCAGCTCCAGAATTTTGCATCGTGGACTGATATTTGATATTAAAAGCATTCTACtagttcttcctcttcctttcacttTAAATAGACTCAGATACTGTAATAAACACCTGCTCTCACACTCCTACTGTCTCCACCAGGATGTCATGAAACTGGCCTGCTCTGACAATAGGGTTAACTTTTACTATGGTCTGTTTGTCGCACTCTGCATGATGTCAGACAGTGTTTTCATTGCTGTTTCCTATGTGTTCAACCTGAAGACTGTATTGGGTATTGCATCCCATGGGGAGCAACTTAAAGCTCTTAATACCTGTGTGTCCCACATCTGTGCTGTGCTCATCTTCTTTGTGCCCATCATCACCTTGGCTACCATACATCACTTTGCCAAGCATAAATCCCCTTTGGCTATGATTCTGATAGCTGATGCATTCTTGTTGGTACCATCTTTGATGAATCCCATTGTGTATTGTGTAAAAAGTTGGCAGATTAGAGTAAAAGTCCTGGAAAAACTGAGTCTAAAGTCTAAATGA